A part of Cryptococcus tetragattii IND107 chromosome 3, whole genome shotgun sequence genomic DNA contains:
- a CDS encoding riboflavin synthase, alpha subunit, whose amino-acid sequence MFTGLIEHTSTISAISPSTSTSGFTLTLSSSAPILTDCHIGDSICVNGACLTVTEFDSDSFQVGLAPETLRRTNLGQVKVGDKVNCERAMAGHTRFGGHMVQGHVDGTATIISKVPDGDSIRYTFQLPAATTLLPFIIEKGYITIDGASLTITHVNDAERSFGIMLIAHSQGKLTLTDKKEGDTVNIEVDCVGKYVLGSVERIEGIVERIVERKLKEKEL is encoded by the exons ATGTTCACAGGTCTC ATAGAACACACATCTACCATCTCcgccatctctccctctacCTCCACTTCTGGCTTCACACttaccctctcctcctctgcgCCGATCCTTACAGATTGCCATATTGGCGATTCCATCTGTGTCAATGGCGCTTGTCTTACCGTAACCGAATTCGACTCCGATTCCTTCCAGGTTGGGCTTGCGCCCGAGACCCTGAGGCGCACGAATTTAGGCCAAGTAAAAGTGGGCGACAAGGTTAACTGTGAGAGGGCGATGGCTGGCCATACGAGGTTTGGCGGGCATATGGTTCAG GGTCATGTAGACGGTACAGCgaccatcatctccaaagtCCCCGATGGCGACTCTATCCGGTACACATTCCAGCTCCCCGCCGCTAccacccttctcccattCATCATAGAAAAGGGATACATCACTATCGACGGCGCATCGCTCACCATCACCCACGTGAATGATGCCGAACGGTCTTTTGGTATCATGCTCATAGCGCATAGTCAAGGAAAATTGACGTTGACagacaagaaggagggggaTACGGTGAATATCGAAGTAGATTGTGTGGGCAAGTATGTTTTGGGGAGTGTGGAGAGAATAGAGGGGATTGTGGAGAGGATCGTGGAAAGaaagttgaaggaaaaggaattATAA